The nucleotide sequence aaatggacTCAAAGTTTTCTAATTTTGcggtaaatataaataatttgggAGTCTCTAAATTTGTAGTTGTTTTTTAATGTCcttttaatgcccaacgcacaataatttttgtttagtaaacatgtttttgacatttcaatgagagtgagtgagatctagatctagtcatctcgctcattctcatgggaaattttgaaaacatgtttacaaacaaaagttattgtgcgatggGCATAAGGAGTTATATGCTCCAGATAAATACATAAGTTTTATGTaggagagaccggggcagaattagctagcaattgttttttttgcttataatTCATGAAAACGTGTTCGAAACAGACATGAAAATATCAATGAATAAGGAGGGAAGGGAGGTTattaattattcaataaatgTTTTGAAAGTAAATAACTTACCGGAATAAGGATTGAAGCTCAGACAGTTCACTTCAGCTGTATGAGCATCCACAGTGTGCGATGGTTTGGACGTGTTGTTGCATCTGGTGTCCCAAATCATGAGCTTCTGGTCGTCAGCAACGGATCCGAAGAGTGACTCGTGCAAGAGATGCCATGCTACATCCTCTACTACGGCAGTATGACCAGTGAAGATGTTCTTCGCATCGATAATCCGATGTTCCTTGGGCGTAGCATTGATATCCCAGAGACAGATGGTATGGTCATCGCTTGCCGACAGGAGGTAGCCATTGAGATTGGGATTCCACGACAAGCCATAACCCTCCTTCTGGTGTCCACGGAGTCTCAAATCCGGATGACATTCACCACTTGGCTCAGGCTTGCTGGGATGTTTGGTGTAATCGAAGACGAGAACATCGCTCGAGGGAGTCTTTGTGGCGATGACACAGGGATTTTGCGGCATGTATCGTGCTCTATTGACCTCACCTTCGTGATTGATCttgatttcaatttcaatctTTCCGGAAACAGAGCCAAAGCCTCCAAATTCACCCTTTTCGTTGTCATAGTGGCTGGCATCGAATTGAGCATCTTCATTTGGTAGCTGAACACTTGCAATCAAGAGATGATTCTGCTCGTCAGACGTATGCGTGCCCAAAATTAGCCGATGAACTGAATAATCCTTTCCCTCGGGTTTTGTCACGTCCGGAAGCCACTGAGCGGTCAATGAAGGCCACTCGAGGGCATGGGTCATCACCAAATCATAGAGGAAGGGTGTATTCTTCTTCCAAATCTTGTATTCCTCATTGATGACCCGCTCTTCGACGCCGTCATCAAACGACTCAGCTAGAAGACAgacaaacataacctcattttatTGACCGAAATATTTCACCTTTTTCTGCTTCTCTCTTGTAATTGTCCGATTTAAATGTATTGTCGGTGGAGTTTACTTACCTCCATCCCCACGATCACCCATTTTTGCTAATGCTGCGACAGCCGGATTACCAAGTTTTCTTCACCCGCCAATTCCGGCGTCAGACTCCGCTTTGTTGTACAATTTACACGCACTATTAGCTGTGCTGTGTTAAATTTTCCACTTCTACGGTACAGTTATTCTACCACTGAAGGCTTTGATGCACTTTTTGaacaatttacaaacaaatttttcttgatttttcgcGAAAAATCTCAGTTCTCTCACAGAAACAACGCCAAGCAGACAAATTCCACAAATATAGAATGGTCGGCCATTTTTCGATATTCTATGTTTTTAACGATATATCATAAATGTTGACGATATATCGAGCAAATGTGTCaagattttttgtgaaaaaataacggGAGTGTGTTTTCTCGGGAGAAAATTGCCCATAACAATTTGTTAATGTTCAGGAACGTGCAAAATTCACGATTAATCCAAAATTAACCGTGTTCTCTtatatatttgtatattttcagaCCCTTTCCACTGCATTTTCATTAGTTTATTTAACTCCAAAAATTTCTTAGCCATGGCGGCTGGGGCAGAATCTCACTTGCCTATGTCATTTTCATGAGTTTCTATCTCATTTGATTTTAGGGAATCCTTTTCAGATTATCTAGTCACACCTGAGGCACAGTCCTCATTCATTTGCACCCTTTATCTCTTATCAAAACCCTTCGGTATTcccaatttttctctttttatatCCTCATTTGGTGTTTTTACTTCGAAATAATGAATATACAGACGATTCGAAATGTTAGCGATTGTGTACCACTCTACCTACCACATAGCTTGTATCTCAAGCCAATTGCAAAAATCAACATTTCTGTGTCATTGCCACCCGCCGTAGTCGGCAAAAATATCTCCAATTGGGATGTGATGGAAAAATTGCGTTCAATGATTGAACCAGAAACATTCTCAATCCTCAAGGTAAAGGATTTTAATTGTGAAGctttattgagaaaattttaatttaacaacCCTTTCTTGGGATTTTCAGGTCTCCAAGAGTACATTGGAATTCATAAGGCTGGAGGCTGAGGTTGAGGATAGAGCCAAGTTGAAAAATGTTGTGGCTCGAATTGATGGGAGGATGATAAAATTGGCCAATTTTACTGAACATGTCCGTGTTCGGGCATCAGAGGCCAAAGAAGATTTTCCCACTCGTCACGACTGGGACACTTTCTTTCGC is from Phlebotomus papatasi isolate M1 chromosome 1, Ppap_2.1, whole genome shotgun sequence and encodes:
- the LOC129803003 gene encoding chromatin assembly factor 1 p55 subunit; the encoded protein is MGDRGDGAESFDDGVEERVINEEYKIWKKNTPFLYDLVMTHALEWPSLTAQWLPDVTKPEGKDYSVHRLILGTHTSDEQNHLLIASVQLPNEDAQFDASHYDNEKGEFGGFGSVSGKIEIEIKINHEGEVNRARYMPQNPCVIATKTPSSDVLVFDYTKHPSKPEPSGECHPDLRLRGHQKEGYGLSWNPNLNGYLLSASDDHTICLWDINATPKEHRIIDAKNIFTGHTAVVEDVAWHLLHESLFGSVADDQKLMIWDTRCNNTSKPSHTVDAHTAEVNCLSFNPYSEFILATGSADKTVALWDLRNLKLKLHSFESHKDEIFQVQWSPHNETILASSGTDRRLHVWDLSKIGEEQSSEDAEDGPPELLFIHGGHTAKISDFSWNPNEPWVICSVSEDNIMQVWQMAENIYNDEEPEVPTGDLETPTA